taatcAGTATATGAAACTATAAACATGTCTTCTTTTGCTTCTTCACTATACAATTTATTTCTATTCTTACGCATAATTTCGAGCAAAACTCTCAAAAGTAGCTTTCTCGTCAAATGTTAAAATTTAGAGTTGCAAAGATAAGTCGTACGAACAACTAaaaatacaaaggaaaaaaaagtttattaaaaggCAATATTTACTGCTCTTGAactaactacaaaaaaaaaaaaaaaatctttaagcaaTATTATACCAAAATTTGTCATGCACGTGTACTGAGTAATTAATTTAAACCACAAGTAAttgagaaattaaagaaaaacatttaaacaactgTTCTATTTTCAGTAATTTCATATTTAAAGCCTGATATAAGtgcaaattttattgcatatattcagagctgccaactgctacgaaaaaatcgcaGTATGTACGAACTACAGCCATGAATTACGAGTCTTTTCATGCATAAGCgcacttattttgcattaaaaaaggcatTTCTTATAACCTCAAAACACGTGAATGCAGtcatctgcaattttgtgcaattttacgttgcgatttcttatttttactattttagattttcaaaagttggcagcccTGCATATATTCCAACTCTGAAAAGAAATGAAAGCCCTAATCCTTAGGGACCCCTCGGTCAGGGTCCAGTTGGCTAACCCGTTAATCAAATCCTGCCCACCTGTGTTATAATTAGTCATTTCTATCGCCAGAAATTTCAACCCAACAAAATGTTCTCAACGGGATCAGACTTCGAAAGTATTCctttataaatgaaataatttcgcaaaatttataCTTGTTGACATAATTAAAGATAGCGACATTAATTAGCTGTATTTAAACACATAATTTATGTTTCAGTAGCAATTTGATTGTTAATTTGttgtttagttacttttttttggaataaaaaaaaaaaaaaaaaaaaaaaaaaaaaagaagaaaaaaaaagcatgccgattaataaatttgcttctTCTTACCACTTGCGCGGGCGACTAGAAAGATTTCCTAATCTTGATCTTTATTATTGGGTAGACCGATTAGTGAATGAACACTtaagtgcaattttattttaaaaaaatattacgtcATTAAAAGTTGCAACATTAGTTTTTATAGCAgtaaaagcattttaattaatGCACGTAATTATTTTCACGGTTGAGAGAACTTTTACGGTTCTGCGTCTGTGTTTTTGGTGGTTGaaatggagggaaaaaaaaaacagtaacacaGTCATTGAGCAACTATAACCAGTGGTCTAACACAACATTTTCAAGACGTTTCCCCTTTTTGGAATTACATTGAAGAAAGGTTCTACTGCTAAATTCATCTAAGACAAGTACTTTTAAAACcttatgttaattaaaaaaaatattaatttgaattttggcctcttgaattcaaattatgtttttcgcaatcacgagtgtgtgtgtgtatgtaggcgtgtgtgtttatgtgcgtgtagggggttatgtgtatgtgtgtaggcatgtgtgtttgtgtctgtttgcaggtatgtgtgtgtgcgtagttgtgtgtatgagtgtttgtgtgtgggagggggatgtgtatgtgtgtgtaggcatatgtgtttgtgtctgtgtgcaggtatgagtgtgtgggtacttgcgtgtgtatgtgtttgtgtatgtatgtgtaggtgtatgtatgtgtgtgtatgtggtggtggtggtggtgtgtgtgtgtgtgtgtacgtgcgtgtatgtatgcgtgtatgtatgcgtgtaagtgtagaatATTGACGCAAACTGGATACGGTTtttgctggaggagcagcatcgtgaggagccggtcgacggtgatgctgcagagggtgctggtgggaaaataaaatcatagcacatcaaaacagtcaaatgaaagcaataagcaatcgtgattgctcaaaaaaaggctTTATTGGTCCAAACAGTCCTAACATGTACATAAACCACCGTATTGAAATTATTTGGCATTGTTCAATACTCTAAACGGAGGGAGTTCCTCGCCAAACCCCCTTCACTCAGCCACTGGTCACAGCGAATACAGAATTGAAAGACAAGTTCATTACTGAGatgaattctgaaaaaaaaaaaaaaaaaaaaaaagaatatagcatttttacaataaatgaGCTTGTATGATGTggtaaaagtgagaaaaaaattaaatttagtaaaTACAGCTAGtgatttgcaatattttttattttaagttaaaaatcttAAGCTGTTATGCAATATTTCATTCTAATACGTTTGAATTTGAATTTCGTACACAATATTTACgatttgtttcaatatttttaccaaaaagtgAGCACATGTACacactcaataaataaataaattactcaagttgaaacaaaaaaataaacaggTAAAAAGTGTCCCATCGTGTCGTGCCCTGAATTCAATTGCTCAGTTCCAATTGAATTTCGTTTACGGTTCCAATTttcaaagttatatttttttatacattaaactTAATAATTGTCAACATGTATAATTTGTAAAAAGCCGACAGACTGGTGCAGTGGTTAAGACATTGGCCTCTCACGCCCAAAGGCGCAGGATCAAACCTGGcaccagtcggtggattttcaagatgcagaaaactCACAGCGTCCATGTTGCATGCTTATACGGCATGTAAATGATCCCTCGATTACTCGTTTGGCATggagtattgtccgttttccacgagaaggcacttcttGCCTTCgccacgtggtatccgatgattttATTTCGCTGCTTTCGGCAAAAggcatattcggatcatagcattttgtcgtACAAgcggcagtttttaaaatgtaagaataacgaaaGTAGCAGTAGACacgtgaagcaagtgatgtaaaggacactgaCTGTTTTGCGCAATAAATGTACACCAAAGTTAAGGTTGTCTGGTTGACTCATTTCCAAGCACGAGGATAAATTTATCGATCACCCCAGCGTAAAATCGAACTCTGCATTCAAGAAGGCGAAGCGAAGtaccttctcgtggaaaacggacaatacctcttggcaaaattaaattcctagtgcagtttcgcatcgaatagAGCACAGGTGCCTCCATCCACTTGGGAAACTTGGTGTTAAAATTCTCGTGGCAATGCCATCCCACCAATAGTGGTGCCACGTGAAAGAGGGGATGCTTTACCGGGGGATCGCCTTAGGTCTGTGAAAGGTAGTGCCTCTACCGCAACCCcattagaaaggggggggggatcgcaaaaatgttttgcaattatTTCCAATgttacgtcttttttttttaacgggctTGTGTATGAGCTTATGAAATCAACTGATTCCCCCTCCCCCAACTCGTATTCTAGATACCCTACTGGCCAGAGTTCAGAGCCCTGGGCACCCATTCTCCTAGAGCTGGCATCCATTTTTTTTATGTGGAAACTCTATCGACGGATAGCTATTACCACAAGAATTTTGACACGCATTTCCCTCACGTCATCCCCACTTGGGCTCTCTCCGATGCGAAACAGCTCACGGAATTTAATTATACCCAGAGTattcaaatcgaaaaaaaaatactgaaaggaACTTTTACTTGTCACATAATCATACGATATAGACGCTGACTATTTTCTGTAAATACTCCAAGCAGTACACGCAGCGTTTTCGTTTTAACGTTTCATAAACGTCTTAAAATAGTCATCAGAACATTAACAACCATTCTATTAACAACGTTTCGAAACGAAGTGTGCTTATTGGGACAGAAGAGCACATTTAATCTGCTGTTGCACATTTGAAGGATCATGTGCAtgttaaaaaggaagaaaatatcaCACCCTGGTTATTGATTTGACGCAGTTAAAAAATGCGATAAGCTAATGAAATCTCTCAAAATGCATGGTAACGATTTTGAATTCTTTATCAGACGATTTATGGGGGAAACCAAACAGCTGTGAAGAAGGCTTCAGATTCTATCGGAAGGTGAGCAAGTCTACTCTGCTGAAATCTTCCCGGTCGTTGCGTACGATAGACACAAAAGATGACGGTAATATCCTTTTTCACGTAAGAGTTTTATTCTTCAAATAGAGCTtaatttcattgtaaattttattgcaaaccaACATCTCTTTTaacaatgaagtaaaaataatgaatatttctgGTTCTATAAGTTTCTAAGTATGTGTTTTCACGTGCTGTATTGCAGTATATAGAAAATCTCGAACCCAAGCCCGTCTTTTAAAGGTAGAGGGAGAGAGTaggagcatagactaataataagaatagaccgagctatggcaacccttttgctgctcataaaccaaaatatgtgactggtggatatatcgtagcagacgatcaacgcccgcgagaaataaaataaatagaattgatggaacacggaagaatgatcttttatggagtccgatttgtaaatttgttgttctaagttgtaaatattttgttaacatagtgagtttttcgtttagaaagtattgtgcattttctttagtcaatttcaatgactctctaggcaattaaagatgcaagcgcccaaaaagaatcggcaaacggtaagatttttacctacaatttcaatttaagataccgattagtacattttcgtgttaacgcaaaacgtttacaccattacgttcacgccaacgctgacgtaccagttccaaatgaaataaaagttactgaaaactgtgatcagaaactaattactaatgtcaaaatattacataactaaaagaaaaacagttcaatctctgcacctggaaaaaaattataatgaaaacacattacgtcttaaaatacatgtcgagtgccaaactatagataatgttgccatctagcaaccatgctgccaaagttttcgccaagtctcccgccagtcacatgatgtatccatgaaccaattttttcatcagcaagactgggaaagctcggtcttctcttattattagtctatgagtagGAGGGTTCAACTGCGCCCTCTAGGCAGTTAAGCATAAATGTTGTTATATATgagtgggcatggtttttgttgtttcccTAAAATTGCGCATTGAGTAtacaccctcccccctccctctatTCCCATAGAAAGATCGAAATGACGGAACTGCTTGACCCGTTTGCTAAAATGTTTAATAAGTCAGCTAAAATGTTTAATATAGCAGATCATATACTGACATAAACATCAAAAACGGGAGCAAATAAATGaacgattaaaaaaaagtgtcattgaAAAGTACTTGCATTTTCTTGACAAAAAATATTCTCAAGTTGaacatttctgaaaaatgtacttagttttaaatttttgtaattacagtgaaaccccgattttacctttctcaagggactgggtttaaaaaacgtaaaatacgggaaataaaTAGCAGCAAAATTGATGATGGTACCTGATGAAAAAACGTTATATGTGGTAAAAACGTAGACTTGAGGGACGTAAAAAAtcgggtttcactgtatatttatATTCAGTACTATCCTTAAATTATATATTGCTCTTTTTTCGTGTTACTTActgttttccaaaaatgatcacATAATCTTAATTCACtttctttatataaaaattttaaataaaggttTTATACTATTGTATCAATTTAGAAACGAAGACAAGTTGTTTTTTTACCTCTATATATTTACAGGTTTTCGACAACAAATACTTAGACATTCGTAAGATTCTTTTGATACTATTCTTATTGGAGTTGTGTTCATTCTCTATTGCTGCTCTGAGTTATGAATGCCCAGAACCTGTCGATATTTTCCCTTGTTATTGTGAAGATGAAGATGACGACCCTTGGATATTTTGCAACCACTTAACGAAGCCGGATGAAATTTACCAGGGAGTCAAAGGTCTTAAGGAGTACAAAATctataaaatgtcttttttcatGAACTGGATTCTAGATGCAATCAAATCTGATGCGTTTGATGGGCTGGCCGTTGAAAgaatcttatttgaaaattcaactATCACACTTTCAGCTCCTCAGTTCAAGGGAATGGAAAGCCACTTGACGTCAATTGAGCTCAGGGCATGCTTCAATAAAAGCAACCCTCTTGGAACTTGGTCATTGGGCCATCTAAGCAAACTGAGAGAAGTAGTGTTGGTAAAGAATAGGATTGTCAACCTTCCTGATGATTGGCTCACAAGTATACCAGATTCTTTACGGTCAATTACAATTGAAGACAACAGTATTGTTACCATGGGAGATCAAGTATTTTCTAAAATCCCACATCTCACGTTTTTGGTGCTGGAAGGTAATAGGATATCTTTTTTGAAAAGATCTATGCTTCCGAAACCAGCTTCTGATCTAAGATCGTTAAACCTCAAGTAAGTACATTTATTGCAATCAAAGTAACACAACCAGTAGTTGACATTCACAATAGTAGTTGACACTGCATTAGTAGTTGACACTTATAAAGAAGAAATCAACTgataagaaaaatcataaatttgtataaaaattacACAAAACGTTTAAATTTGGAATGTTTACCTTTTAACTTATTCTTAGCTGATCTCTTGGCGCTTGTGTTTCtcttgttagtttattttttctttataagtgtCAACGACTAGTGCGGGTATTAACCACTATTGTTTTTACCTTACTAGCATGAAAAGATATTGCAAAGTAGTCCCATACTGCTGCTTTTATACCACAACGAATGAAGCTCAAAGctgattttttccatttcaatgcgttgaaaaaaaaaaaaaaaaaaactattgtctAACATTAAGTTGTATTATATTACCTTCTATATTCTCTTCTAAAGTAGTCATtcgaatattatttatttagacaACTTTCTGTTGGTGTTATTGAAAGAATAAAggataagtaaaataaataaaaatacttttaaacgcATTTCAGGAGCTACAGTAAAAGGTAATATTTCATATcgaatcataacttttttaacgcGTTTTCTAAACAAACTGTCAAAatcacaagaattttttttctcataaaaaataaattttagaattataTACAAGTTTTGGTTGAGAATCTcgaaaattactttaaagtgattttgaAGTAGAATGGGAAGATTATttgttatggaaaaaaaaataagtttgagtTATAAAAGGaatccttaatttttatttttaacctatTCCTGATTTTTGAGCAAAATTccaatttttcctgaaaatattaTGTGAATCCAATTTTTAGTATTCAAATTTGTATATTTCTCACtcggtatttctttcttttgaaccTTTATATTTTGCTTCGGCGGAAAAATAATGGGGTAAAGTAGGCATATTTCATCCATGTGCCCAATTTCTCTGGTCTGACACTAGATATCTCCACCTGTGATATTTTTTATGGTTGGATAGAACACTTTATGTGTAGA
This sequence is a window from Uloborus diversus isolate 005 chromosome 10, Udiv.v.3.1, whole genome shotgun sequence. Protein-coding genes within it:
- the LOC129231269 gene encoding carboxypeptidase N subunit 2-like, whose product is MTVFDNKYLDIRKILLILFLLELCSFSIAALSYECPEPVDIFPCYCEDEDDDPWIFCNHLTKPDEIYQGVKGLKEYKIYKMSFFMNWILDAIKSDAFDGLAVERILFENSTITLSAPQFKGMESHLTSIELRACFNKSNPLGTWSLGHLSKLREVVLVKNRIVNLPDDWLTSIPDSLRSITIEDNSIVTMGDQVFSKIPHLTFLVLEGNRISFLKRSMLPKPASDLRSLNLNSNRLLYLPDDLFTEMPNLRTLELANNRLITISEGTFSDIISQLLKLDFIGNPLKCDSNLKWMYSGTRRPALLEGHCTEPDKLKNKPLFDLKLEDFE